From the Streptomyces sp. NBC_01216 genome, the window ACGGTCCTCGGCACGGTGACCGTCACGCGCAGCCCGTGCGGCTCGTTCGGCGCGAAGCCGATCGCCCCGCCGCCCGCCGCCAGCAGGGTCCGGCAGATGGAGAGGCCGAGGCCGGAACCGCTGATGTTCTGGTGACGGTTGCTGCGCCAGAAGCGGTCTCCGACCCGGTCGAGCTCGTCCAGGTTGAGGCCCGGTCCGCCGTCCGCGACTACGACCGTGCACGTCTCGCCGCCGAGTTCGACCGTGACGTCGACCTCGTCGCCGGCCGGGGTGAACTTGAGCGCGTTGTCGATCACCGCGTCGAGAACGCTGGAGAAGGCGACCGGGTCCACCCAGGCGGCGGCGGCCCGGGGCTCGCCGCCGAGCCGTACGCCCTTCTCGCTCGCGAGCGGGCGCCATGCCTCGATCCGCTCGGACAGCATGGCGCCGATGTCGGTGAGCCGGAGGTCGGCGGCGGCGTGTTCGGCGAGCGCCAGGTCCAGCAGGTCGTCGAGGACCTGCGCGAACCTCTTGCCCTCGGTGCGTACGGAGGCGATCTCCTCGTTGCCCTCGGGGAGTTCGAGCGCGAGGAGTTCGATGCGCAGCAGGAGCGCGGAGAGCGGATTGCGCAACTGGTGGGAGGCGTCGGCGACGAACGCTCGCTGTTGCTCCAGAACGTCCTCGACGTGGTCGGCCATCTCGTTGAAGGAGTGGGCCAGGCGGCGTAGTTCGGGCGGTCCGCCGGCCGCGGCGACGCGTGACTTCATACGGCCGGTGGCGATGTCGTGGGTGACGGCGTCCAGAACGCGCACCGGGCGCAGCACCCAGCCGGTGAGCCGGAAGGCGGCGCCGAAGGCGACCAGCATCGCGGCGGACTCGCCCGCCGCGATGATCAGCCAGCCGCGCAGGATCCGCGAACGCAGTTGTCCGGTGGGC encodes:
- a CDS encoding sensor histidine kinase, with the protein product MRTRLLPLLIVLMAGVLLALGFPLAASLAASEQQRVVVDRLDDAARFAALAQFVGDRDPGIDERRTTLGGELVSYHDVYGIRTGIFYRNNRSMVAAPEDWVVPYEGEGRRAFQEALLGRRSHDPPQVWPWQDDARLVIASPVVRDGDVVAVVVTDSPTGQLRSRILRGWLIIAAGESAAMLVAFGAAFRLTGWVLRPVRVLDAVTHDIATGRMKSRVAAAGGPPELRRLAHSFNEMADHVEDVLEQQRAFVADASHQLRNPLSALLLRIELLALELPEGNEEIASVRTEGKRFAQVLDDLLDLALAEHAAADLRLTDIGAMLSERIEAWRPLASEKGVRLGGEPRAAAAWVDPVAFSSVLDAVIDNALKFTPAGDEVDVTVELGGETCTVVVADGGPGLNLDELDRVGDRFWRSNRHQNISGSGLGLSICRTLLAAGGGAIGFAPNEPHGLRVTVTVPRTVPQES